A single genomic interval of Streptomyces graminofaciens harbors:
- a CDS encoding LuxR C-terminal-related transcriptional regulator, translating into MTKHIDAEDSACAYRRTGADPVRDISRLKTLTDREKEVLLLLGTGLGNRQLARELGIAERTVKAHVARIVEKLEQQTRLQVAVLSVLAHELLCADPHCACGSATPISPRSSMSSRLVGAVAM; encoded by the coding sequence ATGACCAAGCACATCGACGCAGAAGACTCCGCTTGCGCCTACCGGCGTACGGGCGCCGACCCGGTGCGCGACATCAGCCGGCTCAAGACACTGACCGACCGTGAGAAGGAAGTCCTGCTCCTGCTGGGCACGGGCCTGGGCAACAGGCAGCTCGCCCGCGAACTGGGCATCGCGGAGCGGACGGTGAAGGCCCATGTCGCCCGCATAGTGGAGAAGCTGGAGCAGCAGACCCGCCTCCAGGTCGCCGTACTGTCCGTACTCGCCCATGAACTGCTCTGCGCGGACCCGCATTGCGCCTGCGGCTCCGCCACCCCGATATCCCCCAGGTCCTCGATGTCCTCCCGGCTCGTGGGCGCCGTCGCCATGTGA
- a CDS encoding ABC transporter permease has protein sequence MSTLSLAMRDSSTMVRRQLKRLLRYPAMTVQLVVTPVIILFLFVYVLGGTLGGGLGGDRDAYVNYVVPGILLMTAAMAATGTAVMVATDMTEGIVARFRTMRISRASVLTGHVVASVVQQLLGMAVLIGIALAIGFRPNATAAEWLAVTGLLTLFAVAVSWLSVALGLKSPTPEAASNAPMPLVLLPFLGSGFVPTDSMPTVLRWFAEYQPFTPIMETVRGLLLGTEIGNSAALATAWCAGTAVVGYLWAKNIFNKA, from the coding sequence ATGAGCACCCTCAGCCTCGCCATGCGCGACTCCTCCACCATGGTCCGGCGCCAGCTCAAGCGACTGCTGCGCTACCCGGCCATGACCGTGCAGCTGGTCGTCACGCCCGTCATCATCCTGTTCCTGTTCGTCTACGTCCTCGGCGGCACCCTCGGCGGCGGACTCGGCGGCGACCGCGACGCCTACGTCAACTACGTCGTCCCCGGCATCCTGCTCATGACGGCCGCCATGGCCGCGACCGGAACCGCCGTCATGGTCGCCACCGACATGACCGAAGGCATCGTCGCCCGCTTCCGCACCATGCGGATCTCCCGGGCCTCGGTCCTCACCGGCCATGTCGTCGCCAGCGTCGTCCAGCAGCTCCTCGGCATGGCCGTCCTCATCGGCATCGCCCTGGCGATCGGCTTCCGCCCGAACGCCACCGCCGCCGAATGGCTGGCCGTCACCGGGCTGCTCACCCTGTTCGCCGTGGCCGTCAGCTGGCTGTCGGTCGCCCTCGGCCTGAAGTCCCCGACGCCCGAGGCCGCGAGCAACGCCCCGATGCCCCTGGTCCTGCTGCCCTTCCTCGGCAGCGGCTTCGTCCCCACCGACTCCATGCCCACCGTCCTGCGCTGGTTCGCCGAGTACCAGCCCTTCACCCCGATCATGGAAACCGTCCGCGGCCTCCTCCTCGGCACCGAGATCGGCAACAGCGCCGCCCTCGCCACCGCCTGGTGCGCAGGCACCGCCGTCGTCGGCTACCTCTGGGCCAAGAACATCTTCAACAAGGCCTGA
- a CDS encoding helix-turn-helix domain-containing protein: MPGGRLTQPERQQIALGLADGLAYAEIARRLDRPTSTITREVMRNGGPTTYRADLAHRATERRAHRRQAAPRGPEAPAQAHGRDPEAVREYEETLTTVFMQSGMPKMMARVMVCLYTTDAGSLTASELVQRLQVSPASISKAVAFLESQDLVRRERDERRRERYIVDDDVWYQSLLASARALTQIVETSRQGVGILGPGTPAAVRLENIARFLDFVSESTLRAAEQAREVLHTKAEATSDATSEATSEATSGDTAGPGPDHG; this comes from the coding sequence ATGCCGGGAGGCAGACTCACTCAGCCCGAACGCCAGCAGATCGCACTGGGACTGGCCGACGGCCTCGCCTACGCGGAGATCGCCAGACGCCTCGATCGCCCGACCTCGACGATCACGCGTGAGGTGATGCGCAACGGCGGCCCCACCACCTACCGCGCCGACCTCGCCCACCGCGCCACCGAACGCCGCGCCCACCGGCGCCAGGCCGCGCCCCGGGGGCCGGAGGCGCCCGCGCAGGCCCATGGACGTGACCCCGAGGCGGTGCGCGAGTACGAGGAGACGCTCACCACCGTCTTCATGCAATCGGGGATGCCCAAGATGATGGCCCGGGTGATGGTCTGCCTCTACACCACCGACGCGGGCAGCCTCACCGCGTCCGAACTCGTGCAGCGCCTCCAGGTCAGCCCGGCGTCCATCTCCAAGGCGGTCGCGTTCCTGGAGAGCCAGGACCTCGTCCGCCGGGAACGCGACGAACGCCGCCGCGAGCGCTACATCGTGGACGACGACGTCTGGTACCAGTCCCTGCTCGCCAGCGCCCGGGCCCTCACCCAGATCGTCGAGACCTCACGGCAGGGCGTGGGCATCCTCGGCCCCGGCACCCCGGCCGCCGTCCGTCTCGAGAACATCGCCCGCTTCCTCGACTTCGTCAGCGAGAGCACGCTGCGGGCCGCGGAGCAGGCCCGCGAGGTCCTCCACACGAAAGCCGAAGCGACCTCGGACGCGACCTCGGAAGCGACCTCGGAAGCGACCTCGGGCGACACCGCCGGGCCGGGTCCGGATCACGGATAG
- a CDS encoding ATP-binding cassette domain-containing protein has product MTNLAIAANELRKAYGDKVVLDGVDLAVPEGTIFSLLGPNGAGKTTTVQILSTLTAADGGTVQVAGHDLARRPDDVRGAIGVTGQYSAVDKLLTGEENLLLMADLKHLSRADGKRRAAELLDRFDLVDAAAKPAGTYSGGMQRRLDLAMTLVGDPRLIFLDEPTTGLDPRSRRSMWQIVRELVASGVTIFLTTQYLEEADELADRIALLDHGRLIAEGTAEELKRLIPGGHIKLTFADTHLLDAARRLLGAGHADPEALTLQVPSDGGVRAIRELLVRLDERSIDVADMSVHTPDLDDVFLTLTGQQKETSR; this is encoded by the coding sequence ATGACGAACCTGGCCATCGCGGCGAACGAGCTGCGCAAGGCATACGGCGACAAGGTCGTGCTCGACGGCGTCGACCTGGCCGTACCCGAGGGAACGATCTTCTCCCTGCTCGGCCCGAACGGCGCCGGCAAGACCACCACCGTCCAGATCCTGTCCACCCTGACCGCGGCCGACGGCGGCACCGTCCAGGTCGCCGGCCACGACCTGGCCCGCAGACCGGACGACGTACGCGGCGCGATCGGCGTCACCGGCCAGTACTCGGCCGTCGACAAGCTGCTCACCGGCGAGGAGAACCTGCTCCTCATGGCCGACCTCAAGCACCTGTCCCGTGCGGACGGCAAGCGCAGGGCCGCCGAACTGCTCGACCGCTTCGACCTGGTCGACGCGGCGGCCAAACCGGCCGGAACCTACTCCGGCGGTATGCAGCGCCGACTCGACCTGGCGATGACCCTGGTCGGCGACCCCCGCCTGATCTTCCTGGACGAGCCCACCACCGGCCTCGACCCGCGCAGCCGCCGCTCGATGTGGCAGATCGTGCGGGAACTCGTCGCGAGCGGCGTCACCATCTTCCTCACCACCCAGTACCTGGAGGAGGCCGACGAGCTCGCCGACCGCATCGCCCTCCTCGACCACGGCCGGCTGATCGCCGAAGGCACCGCCGAAGAGCTCAAGCGGCTCATCCCCGGCGGCCACATCAAGCTCACCTTCGCCGACACGCACCTGCTCGACGCCGCCCGCCGGCTCCTCGGCGCGGGGCACGCCGACCCCGAGGCGCTCACCCTTCAGGTGCCGAGCGACGGCGGTGTCCGCGCGATCCGCGAACTGCTCGTCCGCCTGGACGAACGCTCCATCGACGTCGCCGACATGAGCGTCCACACCCCCGACCTCGACGACGTCTTCCTCACCCTCACCGGCCAGCAGAAGGAGACCTCCCGATGA
- a CDS encoding DUF4097 family beta strand repeat-containing protein, which yields MQKFDTPAPISAVLSIPAGRVRFIAADRADTTVEVLPADASKGRDVKAAEQITVEYGDGVLRIAAREAKNQLFGPSGTVEVTVQLPAGSRVEAKAAGAEFRGVGRLGDVAFEGAQGPVKLDETAGARLAVLDGDITVGRLGGPAEISTQRGSIRITEALGGAVTLSTQQGDISIDAARGVSASLDAGTSYGRISNALLNADGAAARLAIHATTAHGDITARSL from the coding sequence ATGCAGAAGTTCGACACCCCCGCCCCGATCTCCGCCGTCCTCTCCATCCCCGCGGGACGCGTCCGCTTCATCGCCGCCGACCGCGCCGACACCACAGTCGAGGTCCTGCCCGCCGACGCCTCCAAGGGCCGCGATGTGAAGGCGGCGGAGCAGATCACGGTCGAGTACGGCGACGGGGTCCTGCGGATCGCGGCCCGGGAGGCGAAGAACCAGCTCTTCGGCCCCTCCGGCACCGTGGAGGTGACCGTCCAGCTGCCCGCCGGCTCCCGCGTCGAGGCAAAGGCGGCCGGCGCCGAGTTCCGCGGCGTCGGGCGGCTCGGCGACGTCGCCTTCGAAGGCGCGCAGGGCCCGGTCAAGCTCGACGAGACCGCGGGCGCCCGCCTCGCCGTCCTCGACGGCGACATCACGGTCGGCCGCCTGGGCGGCCCCGCCGAGATCAGCACCCAGAGGGGCAGCATCCGTATCACCGAGGCCCTGGGCGGCGCGGTCACCCTGAGCACCCAGCAGGGGGACATCTCGATCGACGCCGCCCGCGGAGTCTCCGCCTCCCTGGACGCCGGCACCTCCTACGGCCGCATCAGCAACGCGCTTCTGAACGCCGACGGCGCCGCCGCCCGGCTCGCCATCCACGCCACCACCGCCCACGGCGACATCACCGCCCGCAGCCTCTGA